A DNA window from Patagioenas fasciata isolate bPatFas1 chromosome 1, bPatFas1.hap1, whole genome shotgun sequence contains the following coding sequences:
- the CHRNA10 gene encoding neuronal acetylcholine receptor subunit alpha-10 yields MERGARPLLALCLASCLLAPGCRAAQGRFAYKLLHDLFANYSSALRPVEDTDRALNVTLQVTLSQIIDMDERNQVLTSYLWVRQAWLDAHLTWDKDAYGGIDSIRIPSSYVWRPDIILYNNADDRFGGSVETNVVLRSDGHITWDSPAITKSSCKVDVSYFPFDGQQCHLTFGSWTYNGNQIDLHNRLDTGDLTDFMENVEWEVLGMPATRNVITYGCCSEPYPDVTYTLLLRRRASFYIFNLLLPCIMVSFLAPLGFYLPTDSGEKVSLGVTVLLALTVFQLLVAESMPPSESVPLIGKYYIATMTMITASTALTIFIMNVHHCGPGARPVPPWARRLILQHMARLCCVYEVGESCKSPQRAPGRRAGRGDAGVSGESAGEGEAGAEPGGCPRDRCLCHHDGLLRNVGYIAGCFRRHRASQRRNGEWKKVAKVMDRFFMWVFFLMVFLMSVLVLGKAA; encoded by the exons ATGGAGCGCGGAGCTCGCCCGCTGCTCGCCCTCTGCCTCGCCAGCTGCCTCCTGGCCCCGG GCTGCCGGGCGGCGCAGGGCAGGTTCGCGTACAAGCTGCTCCACGACCTCTTCGCCAACTACTCCAGCGCCCTGCGCCCCGTGGAGGACACGGACCGGGCGCTCAACGTCACCCTGCAGGTCACCCTCTCCCAGATCATCGACATG GACGAGAGGAACCAGGTCCTCACCTCGTACCTGTGGGTGCGCCAGGCCTGGCTGGACGCCCACCTCACCTGGGACAAGGACGCCTACGGCGGCATCGACAGCATCCGCATCCCCAGCAGCTACGTCTGGCGGCCGGACATCATCCTCTACAACAA CGCCGATGACCGATTCGGCGGCTCGGTGGAGACCAACGTGGTGCTGCGCTCCGACGGGCACATCACGTGGGACTCGCCTGCCATCACCAAGAGCTCCTGCAAGGTGGACGTCTCCTACTTCCCCTTCGACGGACAGCAGTGCCACCTCACCTTCGGCTCCTGGACCTACAACGGGAACCAGATCGACCTCCACAACCGGCTGGACACCGGGGACCTCACGGACTTCATGGAGAACGTGGAGTGGGAGGTGCTGGGCATGCCGGCCACGAGGAACGTCATCACCTACGGCTGCTGCTCCGAGCCCTACCCCGACGTCACCTACACCTTGCTCCTCCGCCGCCGCGCGTCCTTCTACATCTTCAACCTGCTCCTGCCCTGCATCATGGTCTCCTTCCTGGCACCGCTCGGCTTCTACCTGCCGACCGACTCCGGGGAGAAGGTCTCGCTGGGGGTGACGGTGCTGCTGGCCCTCACCGTCTTCCAGCTGCTGGTGGCAGAGAGCATGCCGCCCTCGGAGAGCGTCCCGCTCATCG GGAAGTACTACATCGCCACCATGACCATGATCACGGCTTCCACCGCGCTGACCATCTTCATCATGAACGTCCACCACTGCGGCCCCGGCGCCCGGCCCGTGCCCCCCTGGGCCAGGCGGCTCATCCTCCAGCACATGGCCCGGCTCTGCTGCGTCTACGAGGTGGGCGAGAGCTGCAAGAGCCCGCAGCGGGCGCCGGGCAggcgggcgggcaggggggacGCCGGCGTGTCGGGGGAgagcgctggggagggggaggcgggtgCCGAGCCGGGGGGCTGCCCCCGCGACCGCTGCCTGTGCCATCACGACGGGCTGCTGAGGAACGTCGGCTACATCGCCGGCTGCTTCCGGCGTCACCGGGCCTCCCAGCGCCGGAACGGCGAGTGGAAGAAGGTGGCCAAGGTGATGGACCGATTCTTCATGTGGGTCTTCTTCCTCATGGTCTTCCTCATGAGCGTGCTGGTCCTGGGCAAAGCTGCCTGA